The following are encoded in a window of Rhizobium sp. 11515TR genomic DNA:
- a CDS encoding M48 family metalloprotease has translation MSRIQVLKQSKRAERRISATVAARLRRFVPFLAATLILNSCQTVLDQSYQPSVSPSANPQIVSEVQKNDPRAQMGAREHPRILASYGGEYKDAKTERLVARIAGALTSVSENPQQSYRITILNSPSINAFALPGGYLYVTRGLLALANDASEVAAVLAHEMAHVTANHGIERQKREEAEVIASRVVSEVLSSDLAGKQALARGKLRLAAFSRQQELQADEIGIRTLGQAGYDPYAAARFLNAMEDYSRFMSANSDVDQSLDFLSSHPSTPQRIDLAKAHAREFGEEGKVGDIGRDYYLNGIDGLLYGDSPEEGYVRGQTFLHGGLGIRFDVPPDFRIDNKVEAVMATGPGDIAIRFDGVADTQNQNLTNYISSGWVTGLDPNSIRSITVNGMPAATARASADRWDFDVTVIRDRTQIFRFLTAVPKGNIAQLDQTANVLRASFRHMTPEEAASLKPLRVRVVTVKPGDTITTLAARMMGTDRKLDLFKLINALPTGATIAPGDRVKIISE, from the coding sequence ATGAGTAGGATACAGGTCCTGAAGCAGAGCAAGCGAGCAGAACGAAGGATCAGCGCGACCGTCGCAGCCCGTTTGCGCCGCTTTGTCCCCTTCCTTGCTGCTACATTGATATTGAACAGCTGCCAGACGGTGCTGGACCAATCCTATCAGCCGAGCGTTTCTCCCTCTGCCAATCCGCAGATCGTCTCCGAAGTCCAGAAGAACGACCCGCGCGCGCAGATGGGCGCTCGCGAGCACCCGCGCATCCTCGCAAGCTATGGCGGCGAATATAAGGACGCCAAGACCGAGCGGCTCGTCGCCCGCATCGCCGGCGCCTTGACCAGCGTGTCGGAGAATCCGCAGCAGTCCTATCGCATCACCATTCTCAATTCACCCTCGATCAACGCCTTCGCTCTGCCGGGCGGCTACCTCTATGTCACGCGCGGCCTGTTGGCGCTCGCCAACGACGCTTCCGAAGTCGCTGCCGTGCTGGCGCATGAAATGGCGCACGTCACCGCCAACCACGGCATCGAAAGGCAGAAACGCGAGGAGGCCGAAGTCATCGCTAGCCGCGTCGTTTCGGAGGTCCTGTCGAGCGATCTGGCCGGCAAGCAGGCGCTTGCCCGCGGCAAGCTGCGCCTTGCCGCCTTCTCGCGCCAGCAGGAGCTCCAGGCCGACGAGATTGGCATCCGCACGCTCGGCCAAGCCGGCTACGATCCTTATGCCGCCGCTCGCTTCCTGAACGCGATGGAAGACTACAGCCGCTTCATGTCGGCCAATTCCGACGTCGACCAGAGCCTGGACTTCCTTTCGAGCCACCCGAGCACGCCGCAGCGCATCGACCTTGCCAAGGCGCACGCGCGCGAATTCGGCGAGGAAGGCAAGGTCGGCGACATCGGCCGCGATTATTATCTCAACGGCATCGATGGCCTGCTCTATGGCGACAGCCCCGAGGAAGGCTATGTGCGCGGCCAGACCTTCCTGCATGGCGGCCTCGGCATCCGCTTCGACGTGCCGCCCGATTTCCGCATCGACAACAAGGTCGAAGCCGTCATGGCGACTGGCCCCGGCGACATCGCCATCCGTTTCGATGGCGTTGCCGATACCCAGAACCAGAATCTGACGAACTATATTTCCAGCGGCTGGGTCACGGGGCTCGATCCCAATTCGATTCGGTCGATCACGGTCAATGGCATGCCGGCCGCGACAGCGCGCGCCTCCGCCGATCGCTGGGATTTCGATGTCACGGTGATCCGCGATCGCACTCAGATCTTCCGTTTCCTGACGGCAGTGCCGAAAGGAAATATCGCTCAACTCGATCAGACAGCCAATGTCCTGCGCGCGAGCTTCCGGCATATGACGCCGGAGGAGGCAGCCTCGCTGAAGCCGCTGCGCGTGCGTGTCGTCACCGTCAAACCTGGGGACACCATCACCACGCTCGCTGCCCGCATGATGGGCACCGACCGCAAGCTCGACCTGTTCAAACTGATCAACGCCCTACCAACCGGAGCGACGATTGCACCGGGCGACAGGGTCAAAATTATCTCGGAATAG
- a CDS encoding RNA polymerase factor sigma-32 has product MTNMSADRRMIKVAMAAPYLDRDEEHDLAIRWKDHEDRGARNQIATAHMRLVISMAGKFRNFGLPMSDLVQEGYVGLLEAAARFEPEREVRFSTYASWWIRASIQDYILRNWSIVRGGTSSAQKALFFNLRRLRAKLARSNSSVTVQSIHEEIAVTLGVSLADVQTMDARLSSSDTSLQAPSIAGDSESAERIDFLISDEPLPDEQVSDMIDGERRRIWLASALKHLNEREMKIIRARRLVEDGATLEELGADLGISKERVRQIESRAMDKLRNALVDADPRMASYA; this is encoded by the coding sequence ATGACGAATATGTCTGCAGATCGGCGCATGATCAAAGTTGCGATGGCTGCTCCCTATCTCGATCGCGACGAGGAACACGATCTCGCCATTCGCTGGAAGGACCATGAGGATCGTGGTGCCCGCAATCAGATCGCAACCGCCCATATGCGCCTCGTCATTTCCATGGCGGGGAAATTTCGTAATTTCGGATTGCCGATGAGCGATCTGGTGCAGGAGGGCTATGTCGGCCTGCTGGAAGCGGCAGCCCGCTTTGAACCGGAACGGGAGGTTCGCTTCTCCACCTATGCAAGCTGGTGGATCCGCGCTTCGATCCAGGACTATATCCTGCGCAACTGGTCGATCGTACGCGGCGGCACGAGTTCCGCCCAGAAGGCACTGTTCTTCAATCTGCGCCGTTTGCGCGCCAAGCTTGCCCGCAGTAATTCCAGCGTTACCGTCCAGTCCATCCACGAGGAAATCGCCGTCACCCTTGGCGTCAGCCTCGCCGACGTGCAGACGATGGATGCGCGCCTTTCCAGCAGCGACACCTCGCTGCAGGCGCCTTCGATTGCCGGCGATTCCGAAAGCGCCGAACGCATCGATTTTCTCATCAGCGACGAACCGCTTCCCGACGAGCAGGTCTCCGACATGATCGATGGCGAACGCCGTCGCATCTGGCTGGCCTCGGCTCTGAAGCATCTCAACGAGCGGGAAATGAAGATCATCCGGGCGCGCCGCCTAGTCGAAGATGGCGCAACGCTGGAAGAGCTCGGCGCCGATCTCGGCATTTCCAAGGAGCGCGTGCGGCAGATCGAAAGCCGTGCCATGGACAAGCTCCGCAACGCGCTTGTTGATGCAGATCCCCGCATGGCAAGCTACGCCTGA